In Rhizobium sp. N324, a single genomic region encodes these proteins:
- the erpA gene encoding iron-sulfur cluster insertion protein ErpA, which translates to MTDMSVTLSDAAAKRIAAIVGAEAGKSALRVSVEGGGCSGFSYKFDLADSAGDDDVVVEKNNAKVLIDSLSLVYMAGSEIDFVDNLLGQSFQIKNPNAVASCGCGTSFSI; encoded by the coding sequence ATGACGGATATGAGTGTAACCCTTTCAGATGCCGCCGCAAAGCGTATCGCTGCGATCGTCGGCGCCGAGGCCGGCAAGAGCGCGTTGCGCGTCTCCGTCGAAGGCGGCGGCTGTTCCGGCTTTTCCTACAAGTTCGATCTTGCCGACAGCGCCGGCGACGATGACGTCGTCGTCGAAAAGAACAACGCCAAGGTGCTGATCGACAGCCTGTCGCTCGTCTACATGGCGGGTTCGGAGATCGACTTCGTCGACAATCTGCTTGGTCAATCCTTCCAGATCAAGAACCCCAACGCAGTGGCAAGCTGCGGCTGCGGCACCAGCTTCTCGATCTGA
- a CDS encoding SPOR domain-containing protein: MADKQLAYDTRGKDELFADDDPLAELARIVGFEPRVAANTMTEARREPALDLEDELGREFDRYDSPRPLAELDRPAEPISDDDTPEDYIEPVLDVSPAVERPEVPEPAFVASVEAEEEALPATVTWDAPADDQAVWPQQLSVEPAHGTPVQSALGGARDLIEELELSIGAAPVSAVPQPAKAPQWSAASIRLPLANFHAAKREETVVAPEPVVEAAAEPLAEAPSVDLAAAEPQPTIEPSTPVVEPAAPVVAAEPSEEFESASPSLGFPAELDRHDEVIASEEVAETEDFVEIEDELEDFGSDAGFDLLAAAVEGEIQADAALTEVVPEVPHTAGTFDLDDLLADVSRYPVPQRPNSSPVSPQAEPIETAPIAAAPVAAAPMAAAFVEPRVIAPAPVAAAPARPAPVEPAQVYAAEAARPATLQPAEVIAPQPAAMAYSRAPQPVPEADDPFAGHDFELDLAGIELELSDLDFSEPAEPAPQPPVRAPQQAAAVSSRSAPEVAPAEFAPEPQTPAFQQAASTAAPPAPVIVQSQAPTAAPAPAFNWAPVAESTEDLPFDPAMISDPEDRPEAVEDMHVPALPPVEQPAPVAKTQDFDFDLDAEIASFFEPAKPRETPAPVRDTAAAAAKPVKPTIADGLDDFERALEEDFRRSVREPVERRETSEVRIESASQAADFSRARSMRRLLAGAVVLVVFAGVGYGVYSSVWNGEGLGIVASGEPRVITADKEPVKVVPENPGGKTVPNQDKAVYDRVAGSAEEPKQKALVSSDEAPVDVVQRTLTPEALPEDDENASAGDQVTPTAVGETEDPRLLPNQDNADNAAAGGADKTPSVSPRKVRTMIVKPDGTLVAREDSAPADQPAAPATASAQAAQPMPALTAPSAQSASPVPPVAGTAASFPSNAEVASADARSAAPVETAPAKPPIATDADAQAANPAPVDAPVRPVKTSAIGDTAPVPTARPVDQPVNVVGTVTEKGNVRPAAQQPKTEVAAAAPAAAKPQQQAASAGGYGIQIASLPSEDEANKSYASLSKKFAGVLGGRAHEIRRADVAGKGTFYRVRIPAGSKDEAAALCEQYRAAGGSCLISR; encoded by the coding sequence ATGGCTGATAAACAACTTGCGTATGATACGCGCGGAAAAGACGAACTGTTTGCCGACGACGATCCGTTGGCCGAACTTGCCCGTATCGTCGGCTTCGAGCCGCGTGTTGCAGCAAATACGATGACCGAAGCGCGGCGCGAGCCCGCCCTCGATCTCGAAGACGAGCTTGGGCGCGAGTTCGACCGCTACGATTCGCCCCGTCCGCTCGCAGAGCTCGACCGGCCCGCCGAGCCGATCTCCGATGACGACACGCCCGAAGATTACATCGAGCCCGTTCTCGATGTGTCTCCCGCCGTTGAGCGGCCTGAGGTTCCTGAGCCGGCTTTCGTTGCCTCTGTTGAGGCTGAGGAAGAAGCTCTGCCTGCCACAGTCACCTGGGACGCGCCCGCCGACGACCAGGCGGTTTGGCCGCAGCAGCTCTCCGTCGAGCCCGCTCACGGGACGCCGGTACAATCGGCCCTCGGCGGTGCGCGCGACCTGATCGAAGAGCTCGAGCTGTCGATCGGCGCTGCTCCGGTTTCAGCAGTGCCGCAGCCTGCCAAGGCGCCGCAGTGGTCGGCCGCCAGCATCCGGCTGCCGCTTGCCAATTTCCACGCCGCTAAACGAGAAGAAACGGTGGTTGCGCCGGAACCTGTGGTCGAAGCGGCCGCAGAGCCGCTGGCTGAAGCGCCGTCCGTCGATCTTGCCGCTGCAGAGCCGCAGCCCACAATCGAGCCGTCCACCCCGGTCGTCGAGCCGGCGGCGCCCGTCGTCGCTGCCGAGCCGTCCGAGGAGTTCGAATCCGCCTCTCCGTCGCTTGGCTTCCCGGCCGAGCTCGATCGCCATGACGAGGTGATCGCGTCCGAAGAGGTTGCCGAGACCGAGGACTTCGTCGAAATCGAAGACGAGCTTGAAGATTTCGGGTCCGACGCCGGTTTCGATCTCCTTGCCGCCGCCGTTGAAGGCGAGATCCAGGCCGATGCGGCGCTGACCGAGGTCGTGCCCGAAGTTCCGCACACTGCCGGCACTTTCGATCTTGACGATCTGCTCGCCGACGTCTCGCGCTATCCGGTGCCGCAGCGCCCCAATTCGTCGCCCGTTTCGCCGCAGGCCGAACCGATCGAAACAGCGCCCATTGCTGCCGCCCCCGTTGCCGCCGCGCCTATGGCCGCCGCATTTGTCGAGCCGCGGGTGATCGCGCCCGCACCGGTCGCCGCGGCCCCCGCTCGGCCCGCCCCGGTCGAGCCAGCGCAGGTCTACGCCGCCGAGGCCGCAAGGCCGGCCACGCTGCAGCCTGCCGAGGTCATAGCGCCCCAGCCTGCCGCAATGGCGTATTCGCGGGCGCCACAGCCTGTGCCTGAGGCCGACGACCCCTTCGCCGGCCATGATTTCGAGCTGGATCTTGCCGGCATCGAGCTGGAGCTCTCCGATCTCGATTTCTCCGAACCGGCCGAGCCTGCGCCGCAGCCGCCGGTCCGTGCCCCTCAGCAGGCCGCTGCCGTCTCTTCTCGGTCCGCCCCGGAGGTTGCGCCCGCGGAGTTTGCGCCTGAGCCGCAAACTCCGGCTTTCCAGCAGGCGGCTTCCACTGCTGCACCGCCTGCTCCGGTCATCGTTCAGTCCCAGGCTCCAACCGCGGCCCCGGCTCCGGCCTTCAACTGGGCGCCTGTCGCCGAATCGACCGAGGATCTGCCGTTTGATCCGGCGATGATCTCCGATCCGGAGGATCGTCCTGAGGCGGTCGAGGACATGCACGTGCCGGCGTTGCCGCCGGTCGAGCAGCCCGCGCCGGTCGCGAAAACCCAGGATTTCGATTTCGATCTCGACGCCGAGATCGCCAGCTTCTTCGAGCCGGCCAAGCCGCGCGAAACGCCGGCTCCGGTTCGCGATACGGCTGCCGCCGCAGCAAAGCCGGTCAAGCCAACCATCGCCGATGGCCTCGATGATTTCGAACGGGCGCTTGAGGAGGATTTCCGCCGCAGCGTGCGCGAGCCGGTCGAGCGCCGCGAGACCTCCGAGGTCCGTATCGAATCGGCAAGCCAGGCGGCCGATTTCAGCCGTGCCCGGTCGATGCGCCGGCTGCTGGCCGGAGCTGTCGTGCTCGTGGTCTTTGCCGGTGTCGGTTACGGCGTCTATTCCTCCGTCTGGAACGGCGAGGGGCTCGGCATTGTCGCATCCGGCGAGCCGCGCGTGATCACCGCCGACAAGGAGCCGGTCAAGGTCGTCCCGGAAAATCCCGGCGGCAAGACCGTGCCGAACCAGGACAAGGCCGTCTACGACCGTGTTGCCGGTTCCGCCGAGGAGCCGAAGCAGAAGGCGCTGGTTTCTTCCGACGAGGCGCCGGTCGATGTCGTCCAGCGCACGCTGACACCGGAAGCGCTGCCTGAGGACGACGAGAACGCCAGTGCCGGTGATCAGGTCACGCCGACTGCGGTCGGTGAGACGGAAGATCCGCGTCTGCTGCCGAACCAGGACAATGCGGACAACGCTGCCGCAGGCGGTGCCGACAAGACGCCGTCGGTTTCGCCGCGCAAGGTCCGCACGATGATCGTCAAGCCTGACGGCACCCTGGTCGCCCGTGAGGATTCAGCGCCCGCCGACCAGCCTGCTGCCCCGGCAACAGCGTCTGCACAGGCCGCTCAGCCGATGCCGGCGTTGACGGCCCCGTCGGCGCAATCGGCTTCACCAGTGCCGCCGGTCGCCGGAACGGCCGCAAGCTTCCCTTCAAATGCCGAGGTTGCCTCCGCCGATGCCCGCTCCGCGGCGCCTGTGGAAACCGCGCCGGCAAAGCCGCCGATTGCTACCGACGCCGATGCGCAGGCCGCAAATCCGGCCCCGGTCGATGCGCCGGTGCGCCCGGTCAAGACCTCGGCGATCGGCGATACCGCGCCTGTTCCGACCGCCCGTCCGGTCGACCAGCCGGTCAACGTCGTCGGCACGGTGACCGAGAAGGGCAATGTCCGCCCGGCCGCCCAGCAGCCGAAGACGGAAGTTGCGGCCGCAGCACCTGCCGCTGCCAAGCCGCAGCAGCAGGCCGCCTCCGCCGGCGGCTACGGCATCCAGATCGCCTCGCTGCCCTCGGAAGACGAGGCGAACAAATCCTATGCCAGCCTGTCGAAGAAATTCGCCGGCGTGCTTGGTGGTCGCGCTCATGAGATCCGCAGGGCCGATGTCGCCGGCAAGGGCACTTTCTACCGCGTCCGCATCCCGGCCGGTTCCAAGGACGAGGCCGCGGCGCTTTGCGAACAGTATCGCGCGGCGGGCGGAAGCTGCCTGATCTCCAGGTAA
- a CDS encoding segregation and condensation protein A, which produces MSTVKGTERPQAATPMDKLWQDNGAERASHEPALVIDVAGFEGPLDLLLYLARNQKVDLSRISVLALAEQYLQFVESARRIRIELAADYLVMAAWLAYLKSRLLIPQQIKDDGPSGEEMAATLAFRLKRLEAMRQAAEGLVNRNRLGRDIFVRGAPEHIPDRQQSAYAASLYDLLTAYAALRQRNAVTQVTIERRSVWSLTDARELLTQMIGEVGDWTAMEHYLLRYLATPEERVTAIASAFAASLELVREGKLEIRQDGAFQPIYMRRGPKHATLQVVEQEQPV; this is translated from the coding sequence GTGAGTACGGTCAAAGGCACGGAGCGTCCGCAGGCGGCAACGCCGATGGACAAGCTGTGGCAGGATAACGGCGCCGAGCGCGCCAGCCACGAGCCGGCGCTGGTGATCGACGTCGCCGGTTTCGAAGGCCCGCTCGACCTGTTGCTCTATCTCGCCCGCAACCAGAAGGTAGACCTGTCGCGCATTTCCGTGCTGGCGCTCGCCGAGCAATATCTGCAGTTCGTCGAGAGCGCCCGGCGTATCCGCATCGAGCTTGCCGCCGATTATCTCGTCATGGCGGCCTGGCTTGCCTATCTCAAGTCTCGGCTGCTGATACCCCAGCAGATCAAGGATGACGGTCCTTCGGGCGAGGAGATGGCGGCAACGCTCGCCTTCCGGCTGAAACGCCTCGAAGCCATGCGCCAGGCGGCGGAGGGCCTCGTCAACCGCAACCGCCTCGGCCGCGACATCTTCGTGCGCGGCGCGCCCGAGCATATTCCCGACCGGCAGCAATCCGCCTATGCGGCAAGCCTGTACGACCTTTTGACCGCCTATGCGGCGCTGCGCCAGCGCAACGCCGTTACCCAGGTGACCATCGAGAGACGCAGCGTCTGGTCGCTGACCGATGCGCGTGAATTGCTGACCCAGATGATCGGCGAGGTCGGCGACTGGACCGCGATGGAGCATTATCTGCTGCGTTATCTCGCGACGCCCGAGGAACGCGTCACGGCGATCGCCAGCGCCTTTGCCGCCTCGCTGGAGCTGGTGCGCGAGGGCAAGCTGGAAATCCGCCAGGACGGCGCCTTCCAGCCGATATACATGCGTCGCGGACCCAAACACGCCACGCTGCAGGTGGTGGAGCAGGAGCAGCCGGTTTGA
- the argS gene encoding arginine--tRNA ligase, translating into MNLFTDFEARIKTALEQIDLVREKRSELDFGRIAVEPPRDASHGDVATNAAMVLAKPLGTNPRALADIIIAKLREDADVADVSVAGPGFINIRLSVGYWQRLLAAMIGAGTDYGRSTLGEGRKVNVEYVSANPTGPMHVGHCRGAVVGDALANLLAFAGYGVEKEYYINDAGSQIDVLARSVFLRYREALGEKIGEIPSGLYPGDYLVPVGQSLAADYGVRLHNMPEDQWMPIVKDRTIDAMMVMIREDLAALNVHHDIFFSERTLHANGAAAIRTAINDLTFKGYVYKGTLPPPKGQLPEDWEDREQTLFRSTEVGDDMDRPLIKSDGSYTYFAADVAYFKNKFDRGFDEMIYVLGADHGGYVKRLEAVARGVSDGKAKLTVLLCQLVKLYRNGEPVKMSKRSGDFVTLRDVVEEVGRDSVRFMMLYRKNSEPLDFDFAKVTEQSKDNPVFYVQYAHARCMSVFRQAREAFGDLDVSPAELAQTIAGIGDPAELQLVAKLAEFPRIVEAAAQSQEPHRVAFYLYDLASSFHAHWNKGKDQPELRFVNDKNRESTIARLGLVYAVASVLKSGLAITGTAAPDEMR; encoded by the coding sequence ATGAACCTTTTTACCGACTTCGAAGCCAGGATCAAAACCGCCCTTGAACAGATCGATCTGGTCAGGGAAAAGCGATCCGAGCTCGATTTCGGCCGTATCGCCGTCGAGCCGCCGCGTGACGCGAGCCACGGCGACGTTGCGACCAATGCCGCGATGGTGCTGGCAAAACCGCTCGGAACCAACCCGCGCGCGCTGGCCGACATCATCATCGCCAAGCTCAGGGAGGACGCCGACGTCGCCGATGTTTCGGTCGCGGGTCCCGGTTTCATCAACATCCGTCTCTCTGTCGGTTACTGGCAGCGGCTGCTCGCCGCGATGATCGGCGCCGGCACCGATTACGGCCGCTCAACGCTGGGTGAGGGGCGGAAGGTCAACGTCGAATATGTCTCGGCCAATCCGACCGGGCCGATGCATGTCGGCCATTGCCGCGGCGCCGTCGTCGGCGACGCGCTCGCCAACCTGCTCGCCTTTGCCGGCTACGGCGTCGAGAAGGAATATTACATCAACGATGCCGGTTCGCAGATCGACGTGCTCGCCCGTTCCGTCTTCCTGCGCTATCGCGAGGCGCTCGGCGAAAAGATCGGCGAAATTCCCTCGGGCCTCTATCCGGGCGACTATCTCGTGCCTGTGGGACAGTCGCTTGCCGCCGATTACGGCGTGCGGCTGCACAACATGCCGGAAGACCAATGGATGCCGATCGTCAAGGACCGCACCATCGATGCGATGATGGTGATGATCCGCGAAGACCTGGCGGCGCTGAACGTCCATCACGATATCTTCTTCTCCGAGCGCACCCTGCATGCCAATGGCGCGGCTGCGATCCGCACGGCGATCAATGACCTGACCTTCAAGGGCTATGTCTACAAGGGCACGCTGCCGCCGCCGAAGGGCCAGCTGCCCGAGGATTGGGAGGATCGCGAACAGACGCTGTTCCGCTCGACCGAAGTGGGCGATGATATGGACCGGCCGCTGATCAAGTCCGACGGTTCCTATACCTATTTCGCCGCCGACGTCGCCTACTTCAAGAACAAGTTCGATCGCGGTTTCGACGAGATGATCTATGTGCTCGGCGCCGACCATGGCGGCTACGTCAAGCGCCTGGAAGCGGTGGCACGCGGCGTTTCGGACGGTAAGGCGAAGCTGACGGTGCTGCTCTGCCAGCTCGTCAAGCTTTATCGCAACGGCGAGCCGGTGAAGATGTCGAAACGCTCGGGCGATTTTGTCACGCTTCGGGATGTCGTCGAGGAAGTCGGCCGTGATTCGGTCCGTTTCATGATGCTTTACCGCAAGAATTCCGAGCCGCTCGACTTCGATTTCGCCAAAGTGACGGAACAGTCGAAAGATAATCCGGTTTTTTACGTGCAATATGCGCATGCCCGCTGCATGTCGGTCTTCCGGCAGGCGAGAGAGGCTTTCGGCGACCTCGATGTTTCCCCTGCCGAACTGGCGCAAACCATTGCAGGCATTGGAGATCCGGCCGAATTGCAGCTCGTCGCCAAGCTCGCCGAATTCCCGCGGATCGTCGAAGCGGCAGCTCAGTCGCAGGAGCCGCATCGGGTCGCTTTTTACCTCTACGACCTCGCAAGTTCTTTCCACGCGCACTGGAACAAAGGTAAAGATCAGCCGGAATTACGATTTGTTAATGATAAAAACCGAGAATCAACTATTGCCAGACTTGGGCTGGTGTACGCCGTCGCGTCGGTTTTGAAGTCGGGACTTGCCATTACAGGCACTGCCGCACCGGACGAAATGCGATAA
- the nagZ gene encoding beta-N-acetylhexosaminidase — MTESKAMILGCSGLALTSEEKAFYRGERPWGFILFGRNISEAGQIADLVAELRDSVGWHAPVLIDQEGGRVQRIRPPVLARYPSGQALGDLYRRDPALGLRAAWAMSRLHAFDLSRLGIDVDCLPVLDVPVEGSSNVIGDRAYGGDPETVIAMGRAAAEGLKAGGLLPVIKHMPGHGRGFADSHLELPVVTVSREELEAHDFPPFIAMKDELMAMTCHVVFTAIDRDNPATTSRTVTEGIIRKHIGFNGLLLSDDSSMNALSGTIGERAANIIAGGCDIVLHCNGHMDEMLDVVANVPPLRGASLARAKAVEAGFAAPDAADEAELRAEFEAIFAMV, encoded by the coding sequence ATGACCGAATCAAAAGCGATGATCCTGGGCTGCAGCGGCCTTGCCCTCACATCCGAAGAGAAGGCCTTCTACCGGGGCGAACGGCCCTGGGGCTTCATCCTCTTCGGGCGCAACATCTCCGAAGCAGGGCAGATCGCCGATCTCGTCGCCGAACTGCGCGACAGCGTCGGCTGGCATGCGCCGGTGCTGATCGACCAGGAGGGGGGCCGCGTTCAGCGCATCCGTCCGCCGGTTCTCGCGCGTTATCCTTCCGGCCAGGCGCTCGGCGATCTCTATCGCCGCGACCCGGCGCTCGGCCTGCGCGCCGCCTGGGCGATGTCGCGGCTGCATGCCTTCGATCTTTCGCGCCTCGGCATCGATGTCGATTGCCTGCCGGTGCTCGATGTGCCGGTCGAGGGCAGCAGCAACGTCATCGGCGACCGCGCCTATGGCGGCGATCCCGAGACCGTCATCGCCATGGGCCGGGCTGCTGCCGAAGGGCTGAAGGCGGGCGGCCTGCTGCCTGTCATCAAGCATATGCCCGGCCACGGCCGCGGCTTTGCCGATTCCCATCTGGAACTGCCTGTCGTCACCGTCTCGCGCGAGGAATTGGAGGCTCATGATTTCCCGCCGTTTATCGCGATGAAGGACGAGTTGATGGCGATGACCTGCCACGTCGTCTTCACCGCCATCGACCGGGACAATCCGGCGACGACCTCGCGCACCGTGACCGAGGGCATTATCCGCAAGCATATCGGCTTTAACGGTCTGCTGCTTTCCGACGACAGTTCGATGAATGCTCTTTCCGGCACGATCGGCGAACGTGCGGCGAATATTATTGCAGGCGGATGCGATATCGTGCTGCATTGCAATGGCCATATGGACGAGATGCTGGATGTCGTGGCAAATGTTCCGCCGCTCCGCGGCGCGTCGCTTGCCCGCGCGAAAGCGGTGGAAGCAGGTTTTGCCGCTCCGGATGCCGCCGATGAGGCGGAGTTGCGGGCGGAATTCGAGGCGATATTTGCGATGGTGTGA
- a CDS encoding deoxyguanosinetriphosphate triphosphohydrolase: MTIDTRALGFGSSERAVYAADPWTSRGRLYPEDGSPTRSDFQRDRDRIVHTTAFRRLKHKTQVFIAQDGDHYRTRLTHTIEVAQIARALARALKLDEDLAEGVALVHDFGHTPFGHTGEDALHEVLLPYGGFDHNAQSLRIVTKLERRYAEFDGINLTWESLEGLVKHNGPLLTPDGVGTRGPVPQPILDYCELHDLELATYASLEAQVAAIADDIAYNTHDIDDGLRSGYLTFDMLEEIPFLAGLMAEVRVRYPHLEPSRFTHEIMRRQITRMVEDVIAVAQERLSLLRPESAADIRAADRVIATFSDRMAETDRQIKAMLFKRIYRNPDIMRIRAGAAKIVTDLFAAYMANPKEMQSHYWVDHIAGLADAPKARHVGDYLAGMTDTYAISAHRRLFDHTPDLR; encoded by the coding sequence ATGACGATCGATACGCGTGCTTTAGGTTTCGGCAGCAGTGAAAGGGCAGTCTATGCGGCAGACCCCTGGACGAGCCGCGGGCGGCTCTATCCGGAGGACGGCAGCCCGACGCGCTCCGATTTCCAGCGCGACCGCGACCGCATCGTCCATACCACCGCCTTCCGCCGGCTGAAGCACAAGACCCAGGTCTTCATCGCCCAGGACGGCGATCATTACCGCACCCGGCTGACGCATACGATCGAGGTGGCGCAGATCGCCCGCGCGCTCGCCCGCGCCCTGAAGCTCGACGAGGATCTGGCCGAGGGCGTGGCGCTGGTGCATGATTTCGGCCACACGCCGTTCGGGCACACCGGCGAGGACGCGCTGCACGAGGTGCTGTTGCCCTATGGCGGTTTCGACCACAATGCCCAATCGCTGCGCATTGTCACCAAGCTGGAGCGGCGCTATGCCGAATTCGACGGCATCAACCTGACATGGGAAAGCCTCGAAGGCCTGGTCAAGCACAATGGCCCGCTGCTGACGCCGGATGGCGTGGGCACGCGCGGCCCGGTTCCGCAGCCGATCCTCGATTATTGCGAGTTGCACGATCTTGAGCTGGCAACCTATGCCAGCCTCGAGGCCCAGGTCGCGGCGATTGCCGACGACATCGCCTATAACACCCACGATATCGACGACGGCCTGCGCTCCGGCTACCTGACGTTCGATATGCTGGAGGAAATCCCGTTTTTGGCCGGGCTGATGGCCGAGGTGAGGGTGCGATATCCGCATCTGGAGCCGAGCCGCTTCACCCATGAGATCATGCGGCGGCAGATCACCCGCATGGTCGAAGACGTGATCGCCGTTGCGCAGGAGCGCCTTTCCCTGCTGCGGCCCGAGAGTGCTGCCGACATCCGCGCCGCCGACCGGGTTATCGCCACCTTCTCCGATCGCATGGCCGAAACCGACAGGCAGATCAAGGCGATGCTGTTCAAGCGCATCTACCGCAATCCCGATATCATGCGCATCCGCGCCGGTGCGGCAAAGATCGTCACCGATCTCTTTGCCGCCTACATGGCCAATCCCAAGGAGATGCAGAGCCATTACTGGGTCGATCATATCGCCGGTCTCGCCGATGCGCCGAAGGCCCGCCATGTCGGCGACTATCTCGCCGGCATGACCGACACCTATGCAATCAGCGCCCACAGGCGATTGTTTGACCACACTCCGGATTTGCGATAG